Proteins from one Podarcis raffonei isolate rPodRaf1 chromosome 1, rPodRaf1.pri, whole genome shotgun sequence genomic window:
- the TWIST2 gene encoding twist-related protein 2: MEESSSPPASPVDSLGTSEEELERQPKRLGRKRRYSKKSSEDGSPNPGKRGKKSSPSAQSYEELQSQRILANVRERQRTQSLNEAFAALRKIIPTLPSDKLSKIQTLKLAARYIDFLYQVLQSDEMDNKMTSCSYVAHERLSYAFSVWRMEGAWSMSASH; encoded by the coding sequence TTCTAGCCctcctgcttctcctgtggacAGCCTGGGGACCAGTGAAGAGGAGCTGGAGAGGCAGCCAAAGAGGCTGGGAAGGAAGAGGAGATACAGCAAGAAATCCAGCGAAGATGGAAGTCCAAACCCAGGCAAGAGGGGGAAGAAGTCCAGCCCCAGCGCACAGTCCTACGAGGAGCTCCAAAGCCAACGGATCCTTGCCAATGTCCGAGAGAGGCAGAGGACTCAGTCCCTCAACGAAGCTTTTGCAGCCTTGAGGAAAATCATTCCCACCCTGCCTTCAGACAAACTCAGTAAAATCCAGACTCTCAAGCTTGCTGCCAGGTACATAGACTTCCTCTACCAGGTCCTGCAGAGCGATGAGATGGACAATAAGATGACCAGCTGCAGCTATGTGGCTCACGAGCGGCTCAGCTACGCCTTTTCTGTGTGGAGGATGGAGGGAGCCTGGTCAATGTCTGCCTCACACTAG